A portion of the Nitratidesulfovibrio termitidis HI1 genome contains these proteins:
- a CDS encoding diguanylate cyclase, with protein sequence MRFTPAEQHFIRESGPITLCVDPDWPPFERVETRNGQPRHVGIAADIIALVAQRTGLSFELVPTATWDESIAAARAGRCQALSFLNQTPQREAWLGFTDPLLTDPNVFITRVEHPAITDPAALEGERIVFPQGTAMEELVRRDYPNLKVLVAESEAEAIRMVEERKADMTMRSLIVAAYTIRQQGLFNLKVAGKLPEYENKLRMGVVRHDPLLRTVLNRGIRSLTVEERQQVVNRHVPITAQTSVDYWLVARVAGFFALLAGVVLWYNRRLKRMNAVLERLARTDPLTDLPNRSRLNELFRREVERAQRYRRPFSIVILDIDHFKRVNDDLGHLAGDRTLQAFAGVVRDSVRGTDTVGRWGGEEFLVLCPETTGEEGVQLAERLRVAIGGTPFESGRRHTLSAGVATFCAGDSVDALLHRADTALYRAKNGGRDRVEVA encoded by the coding sequence GTGCGGTTCACTCCGGCGGAGCAGCATTTCATCCGCGAGTCCGGCCCCATCACCTTGTGCGTGGACCCGGACTGGCCGCCCTTCGAAAGGGTGGAAACGCGCAACGGGCAGCCGCGCCATGTGGGCATTGCCGCCGACATCATCGCGCTGGTGGCGCAGCGCACCGGCCTGTCCTTCGAGCTTGTGCCCACGGCCACGTGGGATGAAAGCATTGCCGCCGCGCGGGCGGGCCGCTGCCAGGCGCTCAGCTTCTTGAACCAGACCCCGCAGCGCGAGGCGTGGCTGGGCTTCACCGATCCCCTGCTGACCGACCCCAACGTGTTCATCACCCGGGTGGAGCACCCGGCCATCACCGACCCGGCGGCGCTGGAGGGCGAACGCATCGTGTTCCCGCAGGGAACGGCCATGGAGGAACTGGTCCGCAGGGACTACCCCAACCTGAAGGTGCTGGTGGCGGAATCGGAGGCCGAGGCCATCCGCATGGTGGAAGAGCGCAAGGCCGACATGACCATGCGTTCTCTTATCGTGGCGGCCTACACCATTCGCCAGCAGGGGTTGTTCAACCTGAAGGTCGCGGGAAAGCTTCCGGAATACGAGAACAAGCTGCGCATGGGCGTGGTGCGGCACGATCCCCTGCTGCGCACCGTGCTGAACCGGGGCATCCGTTCGCTGACCGTCGAGGAACGGCAGCAGGTCGTCAACCGGCACGTGCCCATTACCGCCCAGACGTCGGTGGATTACTGGCTGGTGGCCCGCGTGGCCGGGTTTTTTGCGCTGCTGGCCGGGGTGGTGCTGTGGTACAACCGCAGGCTCAAGCGCATGAACGCCGTGCTGGAGCGGCTGGCCCGCACCGATCCGCTCACCGACCTGCCCAACCGCAGCCGTCTGAACGAACTGTTCCGGCGCGAGGTGGAGCGGGCCCAACGCTATCGGCGGCCCTTTTCCATCGTGATCCTGGACATCGACCACTTCAAACGCGTCAACGACGACCTCGGCCACCTTGCGGGCGACAGGACCTTGCAGGCCTTCGCCGGGGTGGTGCGCGACAGCGTGCGCGGGACGGATACCGTGGGCCGCTGGGGTGGCGAGGAGTTTCTGGTGCTCTGTCCGGAAACCACGGGGGAAGAAGGCGTGCAACTGGCCGAACGGCTGCGCGTCGCCATTGGCGGCACACCGTTTGAAAGTGGCCGCAGGCATACGCTCAGTGCCGGCGTGGCGACCTTTTGCGCAGGCGACAGCGTGGACGCCCTGCTGCACCGGGCGGACACGGCCCTGTACCGAGCCAAGAACGGCGGGCGTGACCGGGTGGAAGTGGCGTAG